In Oncorhynchus clarkii lewisi isolate Uvic-CL-2024 chromosome 16, UVic_Ocla_1.0, whole genome shotgun sequence, one genomic interval encodes:
- the LOC139367865 gene encoding uncharacterized protein, with translation MSCDNRQGDQLDLKERIYTFLKVKKQGFSALQIAKAVGLMKAKDVNSVLYTLNKAELLYATPDKPPVWSVEKPGAASVSVSVPESDRVPSPSETPGITEEELRRVLTSKRDGRGMSAPQIARELGQSQKLVTMSCDNQQGDQSALKERIYTFLKVKKQGFSALQIAKAVGLMKAKDVNSVLYALNKAGRLYATPDKPPVWSVEKPGAASVSVSVPESDRVPSPSETPGITVEELRRVLTSKSDGRGMSVPQFSRELGQSRKLVTMSCDNRQGDQSALKERIYTFLKVKKQGFSALQIAKAVGLMKAKDINSVLYTLNRAGLLHATPDKPPVWSVEKPGAASVSVSVPESDQVPSPSETPGITEEELRRVLMSKSDGRGMSAQEIARELGQTRKCVNKHLYDLKSSGKAEKLGEKVWKMKDEASCGVELIEYHSYDQDISITPSRPLFITSNCS, from the exons ATGTCCTGCGACAACCGGCAAGGAGACCAGTTGGACTTGAAGGAGAGAATATATACCTTTTTAAAGGTGAAGAAACAAGGATTCTCTGCCCTCCAGATAGCTAAGGCTGTTGGACTAATGAAGGCCAAGGACGTAAACAGTGTCCTGTACACTTTAAACAAAGCTGAACTTCTTTATGCAACACCAGACAAACCACCAGTCTGGTCTGTGGAGAAACCAGGGGCGGCGTCAGTCTCTGTGAGTGTTCCAGAGTCAGATCGGGTGCCTAGTCCTTCTGAGACCCCTGGCATCACAGAGGAGGAACTGAGGAGGGTGCTGACGTCAAAGAGGGATGGAAGAGGGATGAGTGCGCCACAAATTGCCAGAGAATTGGGCCAATCACAAAAATTAG TGACTATGTCCTGCGACAACCAGCAAGGAGACCAGTCGGCCTTGAAGGAGAGAATATATACCTTTTTAAAGGTGAAGAAACAAGGATTCTCTGCCCTCCAGATAGCTAAGGCTGTTGGACTAATGAAGGCCAAGGATGTAAACAGTGTCTTGTACGCTTTAAACAAAGCTGGACGTCTTTATGCAACACCAGACAAACCACCAGTCTGGTCTGTGGAGAAACCAGGGGCGGCGTCAGTCTCTGTGAGTGTTCCAGAGTCAGATCGGGTGCCTAGTCCTTCTGAGACCCCTGGCATCACAGTGGAGGAGCTGAGGAGGGTGCTGACGTCAAAGAGTGATGGAAGAGGAATGAGTGTGCCACAATTTTCCAGAGAATTGGGCCAATCACGAAAATTAG TGACTATGTCCTGCGACAACCGGCAAGGAGACCAGTCGGCCTTGAAGGAGAGAATATATACCTTTTTAAAGGTGAAGAAACAAGGATTCTCTGCCCTCCAGATAGCTAAGGCTGTTGGACTAATGAAGGCCAAGGACATAAACAGTGTCCTGTACACTTTAAACAGAGCTGGACTTCTTCATGCAACACCAGACAAACCACCAGTCTGGTCTGTGGAGAAACCAGGGGCGGCGTCAGTCTCTGTGAGTGTTCCAGAGTCGGATCAAGTGCCTAGTCCTTCTGAGACCCCTGGCATCACAGAGGAGGAACTGAGGAGGGTGCTGATGTCAAAGAGTGATGGAAGAGGAATGAGTGCGCAAGAAATTGCCAGAGAATTGGGCCAAACACGAAAATGTGTGAATAAGCATCTTTATGACCTGAAAAGTAGCGGCAAGGCAGAAAAGTTGGGAGAGAAAGTGTGGAAAATGAAGGATGAAGCAAGCTGTGGAGTAGAGCTTATTGAATACCACAG ttatGATCAAGATATTTCCATCACACCAAGTAGACCGCTCTTTATTACATCAAACTGTTCCTAA